Proteins encoded within one genomic window of Methanothrix harundinacea 6Ac:
- a CDS encoding IS5 family transposase codes for MSSFTAWGLREAYKNVEKLGDRLSKITNLIEWEPFRPILEEMYHNKTERGGRPNFDVILMLKVLLLQQWYGLSDLETEKQISDRISFMKFLGFPDSIPDSRTIWLFRERMAQTGKDESVWEELQRQLDFKGLQVKRGTIQDATFIEADPGGSKKPRRETARTRRSRDGTWAKKGEELHFGYKLHSKVDIDYGLIRSIESTTASVHDSRVDLSVEGEVVLRDKGYFGVKAKGNDFTMKRAAAGHPLSDLDKLRNRLISKLRFPGERQFAVIKRVFRSAHVMVTTIPRVHVKMVFTAFAFDLYQLCTLKNAEIVSK; via the coding sequence ATGAGTTCTTTTACTGCCTGGGGCCTTCGAGAAGCTTACAAGAACGTAGAGAAGCTGGGCGATAGGCTTTCAAAGATAACGAACTTGATCGAGTGGGAACCATTTCGACCAATTCTTGAAGAGATGTATCATAATAAAACCGAACGAGGCGGAAGGCCGAACTTTGATGTTATCCTGATGCTCAAGGTGCTTTTGCTCCAGCAGTGGTACGGGTTGAGCGACCTCGAGACTGAAAAGCAGATTTCGGATCGAATATCTTTTATGAAATTCTTAGGATTTCCTGATTCTATACCCGATTCCAGGACGATATGGCTTTTTCGCGAGCGGATGGCCCAGACGGGAAAGGATGAGTCCGTTTGGGAAGAGCTCCAGAGACAGCTCGATTTTAAAGGGCTTCAGGTAAAAAGAGGAACCATTCAGGATGCAACGTTTATAGAGGCCGACCCAGGAGGTTCAAAGAAACCAAGAAGAGAGACCGCTAGGACTCGTCGGAGCAGGGATGGAACTTGGGCTAAGAAGGGTGAGGAACTCCATTTTGGTTATAAACTTCATTCTAAAGTCGATATCGATTACGGCCTGATAAGGAGCATCGAATCGACAACTGCTTCGGTGCACGATAGTCGGGTTGATCTATCGGTTGAAGGAGAGGTGGTCCTCAGGGACAAAGGATATTTCGGTGTGAAGGCTAAGGGAAACGACTTCACAATGAAACGTGCAGCAGCGGGTCATCCTCTAAGCGATCTCGATAAGCTGCGAAACCGCTTGATTAGCAAACTGAGATTTCCGGGCGAACGTCAGTTTGCTGTTATTAAAAGAGTGTTCCGAAGCGCGCATGTAATGGTAACGACGATCCCGAGAGTTCACGTTAAAATGGTATTCACTGCCTTTGCTTTCGACTTATACCAGCTATGTACACTTAAAAATGCTGAAATCGTCTCAAAATAG
- a CDS encoding arylsulfatase: MTNRRKVLARDADLESVAEEDVVAPRGEPRLVVMAAGASVREDEGGQEGTRTAADLIQAESGSISTSGCEPVIGISYRDSTPCTAEVAQPPKEAPNVVFIVLDDVGFGQIGCFGGPIDTPNIDRLAVGGLRYNNFHTTAMCSPTRACLLTGRNHHSVGVGAVIELPAGYPGYSMTLSKNAATLPEILLESGFNTFAVGKWHLSDHLNAAGPFDNWPTGRGFEKYYGFIGSETNQWYPDLVSGTTRVDPPKTPEEGYHISEDLVDRAIGFIKSQQAAEPGHPYFLYLSFGACHAPHHAPKEQIDMYKGRFDQGWDEVRNETLARQKAMGIVPEDAELPPRNPDIPAWVDLSEDQQRVFAREQEVYAGFLTHTDAQIGRFLDHLEDMGQLNDTLIVLISDNGASREGGFNGTSNNYLYFNRIIQNVTSVLAHIDELGGTETWNHYAEGWAMAGNTPFKRYKQNTHEGGIHDPMIIYYPALIEDGGRIREQYTHAVDIVPTVLELLGLSAPEVYNGHPQKPIEGVSFAASLSDPDAETGKYVQYYEMVGSRALWYNGWKATAYHTPESGGDFMNDTWELYNTDEDFSEVHDLASEYPQKLQEMIDLWFFEAGKYQVLPLDDRQKARFQPAPKTGVFTYYPGTEKILEPELPDTLNHSYRIAAYVDIPESGAEGVLFSIGGRFGGLSLFVMDGHLVCDYNFVGMRHYTVSSTSEVPAGRSALSMAFDLTGSHQGVCTLYIDGQARGRAEVMIQPYRYSFEEGLEIGKDPQTPVSESYESPFRFTGTIEKVVMEVEG; encoded by the coding sequence GGCCAGGGACGCCGACCTGGAATCGGTGGCCGAAGAGGACGTCGTCGCACCCCGGGGGGAGCCCCGCCTCGTGGTCATGGCTGCCGGTGCCAGCGTCCGAGAGGATGAGGGCGGCCAAGAGGGCACAAGAACCGCCGCAGATCTCATCCAGGCAGAATCGGGTTCAATTTCGACCTCCGGCTGCGAGCCTGTCATCGGCATCTCCTATCGGGACTCGACCCCCTGCACCGCGGAAGTGGCGCAGCCACCAAAAGAAGCTCCCAACGTCGTCTTCATCGTCCTGGACGACGTGGGATTCGGCCAGATAGGCTGCTTCGGCGGCCCCATCGATACCCCCAACATCGATCGGCTGGCGGTTGGTGGACTTCGATACAACAACTTCCACACCACCGCCATGTGCTCTCCGACGAGGGCCTGCCTCTTGACGGGGAGAAACCACCACTCCGTCGGAGTAGGGGCGGTCATCGAGCTGCCCGCGGGCTACCCCGGCTACAGCATGACCCTCTCTAAGAACGCGGCCACATTGCCGGAGATCCTGCTTGAAAGCGGCTTCAACACCTTTGCCGTGGGCAAATGGCACCTCTCAGATCACCTGAACGCAGCAGGGCCCTTCGATAACTGGCCGACGGGCAGGGGCTTTGAAAAATACTACGGGTTCATCGGGTCTGAGACCAACCAATGGTATCCTGATCTGGTCAGTGGCACCACCAGGGTCGATCCTCCCAAAACCCCCGAGGAGGGGTATCACATCTCCGAGGACCTGGTGGACCGGGCCATAGGGTTTATAAAGAGTCAGCAGGCCGCAGAGCCGGGCCATCCCTACTTCCTCTACCTATCCTTCGGAGCCTGCCATGCTCCCCATCACGCTCCCAAAGAGCAGATAGATATGTACAAGGGTAGGTTCGATCAGGGCTGGGATGAGGTCAGGAACGAAACCCTGGCGCGGCAGAAGGCGATGGGAATTGTCCCCGAAGATGCAGAGCTTCCGCCGAGGAACCCGGATATCCCCGCCTGGGTGGATCTGAGCGAAGATCAGCAGAGGGTCTTTGCGAGGGAGCAGGAGGTCTACGCAGGATTTTTGACCCACACCGACGCCCAGATCGGGAGGTTTTTGGACCATCTCGAAGATATGGGCCAGCTGAACGACACCTTGATCGTCCTCATATCGGACAACGGCGCCAGCCGGGAGGGCGGATTCAACGGTACCTCGAACAACTACCTCTACTTCAACCGCATCATTCAGAACGTGACCTCCGTCCTCGCCCATATCGACGAGCTCGGGGGAACAGAGACCTGGAACCACTACGCCGAGGGATGGGCGATGGCCGGGAACACCCCCTTCAAAAGGTACAAGCAGAACACCCATGAGGGCGGGATCCACGACCCCATGATCATCTACTACCCGGCGCTGATAGAGGACGGGGGCAGGATAAGGGAGCAGTACACCCACGCCGTAGACATCGTCCCCACGGTCCTGGAGCTCCTGGGCCTCTCGGCGCCCGAGGTCTACAACGGCCATCCCCAGAAGCCGATCGAAGGGGTGAGCTTTGCCGCAAGCCTCTCAGACCCGGATGCGGAGACGGGCAAGTACGTCCAGTACTATGAGATGGTCGGCAGCAGGGCCCTCTGGTACAACGGCTGGAAGGCCACCGCTTACCATACGCCAGAGTCCGGCGGCGACTTCATGAACGACACCTGGGAGCTTTACAACACCGACGAGGACTTCTCCGAGGTCCACGACCTGGCCTCCGAATATCCCCAGAAGCTCCAGGAGATGATAGACCTCTGGTTCTTTGAGGCCGGAAAGTACCAAGTCCTGCCTCTGGACGACCGCCAGAAGGCCAGGTTCCAGCCGGCCCCAAAAACCGGCGTCTTCACCTACTATCCCGGAACGGAGAAGATCCTCGAGCCGGAGCTGCCCGACACATTGAACCACTCCTACAGGATTGCGGCCTACGTGGACATTCCAGAATCGGGCGCCGAGGGAGTTCTCTTCTCCATAGGCGGCCGTTTCGGCGGCCTATCGCTATTCGTCATGGATGGCCATCTCGTCTGCGACTACAATTTCGTGGGAATGAGACATTATACTGTATCGTCGACTTCTGAGGTCCCAGCCGGTCGCTCCGCTCTATCCATGGCCTTCGACCTGACGGGAAGCCACCAGGGCGTCTGTACTCTCTACATAGACGGCCAGGCCAGAGGCCGCGCCGAGGTGATGATACAGCCGTACCGCTACTCCTTCGAGGAGGGGCTTGAGATCGGCAAGGACCCCCAGACCCCGGTGAGCGAGAGCTACGAGAGCCCCTTCCGGTTCACAGGGACCATCGAGAAGGTGGTAATGGAGGTCGAGGGTTAG
- the vapB gene encoding type II toxin-antitoxin system VapB family antitoxin, whose protein sequence is MSTGSVVFSVRIPQDLRRMMEEMKEVNWQEEIRMKIEELVREKNRERILAEARSVRAEMKGGGRASELIRADRDER, encoded by the coding sequence ATGTCTACAGGAAGCGTGGTATTCAGCGTCAGGATCCCTCAGGATCTGAGGAGGATGATGGAGGAGATGAAGGAGGTGAACTGGCAGGAGGAGATAAGGATGAAGATCGAGGAGCTGGTGAGGGAGAAGAACAGGGAGAGGATCCTCGCCGAGGCAAGATCGGTGAGGGCTGAGATGAAGGGCGGGGGGAGAGCCTCAGAGCTGATCAGGGCGGATCGAGATGAGAGGTAG
- a CDS encoding tetratricopeptide repeat protein, with translation MKYEYENAIQYFDEAINRHRKSIMALIGKAFCLFDLKKYEESDKYYDMVLVIDPNHASALVGKGKIFYEKRDLNKAIEYFTKASNSDPKFMVPLLNKIYVFQELGEHDRANACYNNIRKSDKKFYLLSKIVDGIELCENDRFEDAIDIYSEIVQKDPNLISAWINMGLIYYLLGIYEKSNACCNRAIAIDPKSTMALYCKRVIYYKQNEFNKSNEYYQRVLEIDPNFFSLNWISDTVYVKHNKAVEYFTFFGTYNKNIIIKIINSTASSDAQLLRLQQSDDRDQHSISDSNLDTIEESLLKFAGQRIDQRVYFEKNICNMDLEFKIGNLGEKYVNNYLTQLERNGSIKRFCWVSDQHATSPFDFYVINDNLDVILIDIKSTNNHFNNKFYLSSNELEQIASSEYEYRIYRIYEMSDSTAKLRISEDIRDFIKSVFELLNRLPEGVRPENISISPSVLTFQSEIIIERGW, from the coding sequence ATGAAATACGAATATGAAAACGCCATTCAATATTTTGATGAGGCGATAAATAGACATCGAAAAAGCATAATGGCATTAATAGGTAAGGCTTTTTGCCTCTTCGATCTAAAAAAATATGAAGAATCGGATAAGTACTATGATATGGTATTGGTTATAGATCCGAATCATGCATCTGCGTTAGTAGGTAAGGGAAAAATTTTTTATGAAAAACGTGATTTAAATAAAGCCATTGAATATTTTACGAAAGCTTCAAATTCTGATCCAAAATTCATGGTACCTTTACTCAATAAAATATATGTTTTTCAGGAACTAGGAGAACACGATAGAGCAAATGCTTGCTACAACAATATAAGAAAATCAGATAAAAAATTTTATTTATTAAGCAAAATCGTAGATGGAATCGAACTATGCGAGAATGATAGATTCGAGGATGCCATAGACATTTATTCTGAAATTGTGCAAAAGGATCCTAATTTAATCAGTGCCTGGATCAACATGGGCCTAATATATTATTTGCTAGGCATTTATGAGAAATCAAATGCATGTTGTAATAGGGCTATAGCTATCGACCCAAAATCTACCATGGCACTTTACTGTAAACGCGTTATTTATTACAAACAAAATGAATTTAATAAGTCAAATGAATATTATCAGCGCGTCCTAGAAATAGATCCGAATTTTTTCTCATTGAATTGGATCAGCGATACAGTTTATGTTAAACACAATAAAGCTGTCGAATACTTCACGTTTTTCGGAACATATAATAAAAATATTATTATTAAAATAATAAATAGTACTGCTTCAAGTGACGCTCAATTATTGCGCTTACAACAATCAGACGATAGAGATCAACATTCAATAAGCGACTCAAATTTAGATACGATTGAGGAGTCATTGCTAAAATTTGCTGGGCAGAGAATAGACCAAAGAGTATATTTCGAAAAAAATATATGCAATATGGACCTCGAATTTAAAATTGGAAATTTGGGGGAGAAATATGTTAATAATTACCTAACTCAATTAGAACGAAATGGTTCGATTAAACGTTTTTGTTGGGTGTCTGACCAACATGCCACATCACCATTCGATTTTTATGTAATAAATGATAATTTAGATGTTATTCTTATTGATATTAAATCGACAAATAATCATTTTAATAATAAATTTTATTTATCGTCCAACGAATTAGAACAGATAGCATCAAGCGAATATGAGTATCGCATATACAGAATTTATGAGATGAGCGATTCGACCGCAAAATTACGGATTTCTGAGGATATCCGAGATTTTATAAAGAGCGTTTTCGAATTGTTAAATCGACTCCCTGAAGGTGTCCGCCCAGAGAACATTTCGATCTCTCCATCGGTTTTGACCTTTCAATCAGAAATAATAATCGAACGTGGCTGGTAA
- a CDS encoding anaerobic sulfatase maturase → MSKKGPLPGFHLMAKPTGAICNLGCRYCFFLSKKNLYPDGSFRMSDEVLESYIRQYIEAQKNPSVTVAWQGGEPTLMGLEFFRRSIEVEEKYRQPGISFQNTMQTNGILLDDEWCEFFSENDFLIGLSLDGPRELHDAYRVDKAGGPTFDRVMRAARLLRKHRVEFNILATVHAANQDHPLDVYRFLRDEVKTDFIQFIPIVERKNDTGFQEGDRVTDRSVDPERYGRFLISIFDEWVRRDVGKTFVQIFDVALAAWSGAPPGICAFSETCGTAMVMEHNGDVYSCDHFVEPKYLLGNIHERPLASIAGSAKQRRFGREKLDLLPEYCRRCEVRFVCNGECPKNRFIKTPDGEPGLNYLCAGYKEFFRHIDGSMRFMASELRCGRSPANIMSYTGSQEGKVVRAFLRPGRNDPCPCGSGLKFKKCHGRVDHQRDEPPAEEALSKKIGDRCRKLSDLLK, encoded by the coding sequence ATGAGCAAGAAGGGCCCACTTCCCGGCTTTCATCTCATGGCCAAGCCCACGGGGGCGATCTGCAATCTGGGATGCAGATACTGCTTCTTCCTCTCCAAGAAGAACCTCTACCCTGATGGCAGCTTCCGGATGTCCGACGAGGTTCTGGAGAGCTACATCCGCCAGTACATAGAGGCCCAGAAGAACCCCTCCGTCACCGTCGCCTGGCAGGGGGGAGAGCCGACTCTGATGGGCCTCGAGTTCTTCAGGCGTTCCATCGAGGTCGAGGAGAAGTATCGGCAGCCGGGAATTTCGTTTCAGAACACCATGCAGACCAACGGCATCCTCCTCGACGACGAATGGTGCGAGTTCTTCTCTGAGAACGACTTTCTCATCGGCCTCAGCCTCGACGGGCCTCGGGAGCTCCACGACGCCTACCGGGTGGATAAGGCCGGCGGGCCCACCTTCGACCGGGTGATGAGGGCTGCCCGTCTCCTCCGGAAGCACCGGGTCGAGTTCAACATCCTCGCCACCGTCCACGCCGCCAACCAGGACCACCCCCTGGATGTCTACCGATTCCTTCGAGACGAGGTGAAGACCGACTTCATCCAGTTCATACCGATAGTGGAGAGAAAGAACGATACGGGGTTTCAGGAAGGGGATAGGGTCACCGACCGATCGGTGGACCCCGAGAGGTACGGCCGATTTCTCATCTCCATCTTCGACGAGTGGGTCAGAAGAGACGTGGGAAAGACCTTCGTCCAGATCTTCGACGTCGCCCTGGCAGCCTGGTCGGGGGCTCCGCCAGGGATATGCGCCTTCTCGGAGACCTGCGGGACGGCGATGGTGATGGAGCACAACGGCGACGTCTACTCCTGCGACCACTTTGTAGAGCCGAAGTACCTGCTGGGAAACATCCACGAGAGGCCCCTCGCTTCGATCGCCGGCTCAGCAAAGCAGCGAAGGTTCGGCCGCGAGAAGCTCGACCTCCTCCCCGAATACTGCCGCAGGTGCGAGGTGAGGTTCGTCTGCAACGGAGAGTGTCCCAAGAACCGGTTCATCAAAACGCCCGACGGCGAGCCGGGCCTCAACTATCTCTGTGCCGGCTATAAGGAGTTCTTCAGGCACATCGACGGCTCGATGCGGTTCATGGCGAGCGAGCTGCGGTGCGGCCGCAGTCCTGCCAACATCATGAGCTATACGGGATCTCAAGAGGGAAAGGTGGTCAGAGCATTTTTGAGGCCGGGTCGAAACGACCCCTGCCCCTGCGGAAGCGGGCTGAAGTTCAAGAAGTGTCATGGCAGAGTCGACCATCAAAGGGACGAGCCTCCCGCCGAGGAGGCGCTGTCGAAGAAGATCGGGGACCGTTGCAGGAAGCTCTCCGACCTGCTTAAGTGA
- a CDS encoding arylsulfatase: MDLKAGGFGNSGRSDDHAETPEDIGADVVTNRRNVLANNSSLHQAMHEDVAPAPRPNIVIMLADNMGYMDPGCYGGGAVLGAPTPRMDQMAKEGLRLTSFYSETQCTPTRAAMLTGRLPIRTGMALASETGSNAGISPEERTLARVLSDAGYNTAIFGKWHLGDIRESEPQNMGFDEFFGLLYHLNSYTQSERIGFDPRWEAGEPLGLVEAKKGENLTEVSPLNVSSLAYVDEQSMERALAYIKSQSSSADPFFVYIPFVRTHFPSVQNPRWAGKSSKGPYGDGLMEMDHHVGMVLDTLKELGIENNTIVVLTSDNGPTLDQWPDSGFSPFRGGIGTTYEGGVRVPCIFWWPGMIEAGRSSDEIICTLDLFTTLAVLGGGEVPADRPIDGIDQSEFILGRQENSNREWVVWYIGTGSAANTIPAAVRWHQFKVHTRAYDSFQGPESYYGQIPAVYNIEMDPREEHNIAGEHDFVISAFTKIYRGLVASMIEYPNTPSRAYPISAGAS; encoded by the coding sequence TTGGATCTGAAAGCAGGCGGCTTCGGCAATAGTGGGAGAAGCGACGATCACGCCGAGACGCCAGAAGATATCGGAGCAGACGTTGTAACGAACAGGAGGAACGTTCTCGCAAATAACTCCAGCCTTCATCAGGCGATGCACGAGGACGTGGCCCCGGCCCCAAGGCCGAACATCGTGATCATGCTCGCCGACAACATGGGGTACATGGACCCCGGCTGCTACGGCGGCGGGGCTGTATTGGGCGCTCCGACCCCCAGGATGGACCAGATGGCAAAAGAGGGCCTGAGGCTGACATCCTTCTACTCAGAGACCCAGTGCACCCCCACTCGGGCGGCGATGCTGACGGGAAGGCTGCCGATCAGGACGGGGATGGCTCTCGCCTCGGAGACGGGCTCCAATGCGGGGATATCTCCCGAAGAGAGGACCCTGGCGAGGGTGCTCTCCGATGCCGGCTATAATACAGCCATCTTCGGCAAGTGGCATCTCGGGGACATCCGCGAGAGCGAGCCTCAGAATATGGGATTCGACGAGTTCTTCGGGCTGTTATATCACCTCAACTCCTATACTCAGAGCGAGCGGATCGGCTTCGATCCTCGCTGGGAGGCGGGAGAGCCCCTGGGACTGGTGGAGGCCAAGAAAGGCGAGAACCTCACCGAAGTCTCGCCCCTGAATGTGAGCTCTCTCGCATATGTCGATGAGCAGTCGATGGAGAGGGCGCTTGCCTACATCAAGAGCCAGTCCAGCTCCGCCGACCCCTTCTTCGTATACATCCCCTTCGTCCGGACCCACTTCCCCAGCGTTCAAAACCCGAGATGGGCGGGGAAGTCGAGCAAAGGTCCGTACGGCGACGGGCTTATGGAGATGGACCATCACGTCGGCATGGTTCTTGACACCCTCAAAGAGCTGGGGATCGAGAATAACACCATCGTCGTTCTGACGAGCGACAACGGACCGACCCTCGACCAGTGGCCGGACTCGGGCTTCTCTCCGTTCCGGGGAGGGATAGGCACCACTTATGAGGGAGGCGTCCGCGTCCCTTGCATCTTCTGGTGGCCTGGAATGATAGAAGCCGGTAGATCGTCCGACGAGATCATCTGCACCCTGGACCTCTTCACCACCCTGGCCGTCCTCGGCGGCGGGGAGGTTCCCGCCGACAGGCCCATCGACGGCATCGACCAGTCGGAGTTCATCCTGGGTAGACAGGAGAACTCAAACCGTGAATGGGTGGTCTGGTACATCGGAACTGGGAGTGCGGCCAACACCATCCCCGCGGCGGTCCGCTGGCATCAGTTCAAGGTTCACACCAGAGCGTATGACTCCTTCCAGGGGCCCGAGAGCTATTACGGCCAGATCCCCGCCGTCTACAACATCGAGATGGACCCAAGAGAGGAGCATAACATCGCCGGGGAGCACGATTTCGTCATCAGCGCCTTCACCAAGATCTATCGAGGGCTTGTGGCCAGCATGATCGAGTATCCGAATACGCCTTCGAGGGCGTATCCAATCTCGGCGGGAGCGAGCTGA
- a CDS encoding type I restriction endonuclease subunit R has translation MSPTDTSEKNLESLIVQSLISEAGYVEGDSKDYDRDHAVDLIKLLEFLLSTQPQAVNQLGLDGEGLKLQQFLARLQGEIAKRGVIDVLRNGINHGPAHIDVFYGTPSPGNLKAAELFAANVFSVTRQLHYSKDETQLAFDLCLFINGLPIATFELKNSLTKQTVEDAVQQYKRDRNPRELLFQFGRCAVHFAVDDHEVRMCTHLQGKSSWFLPFNKGYDDGAGNPPNPNGIKTDYLWREILTREGLTDILETYAQVVQKKNEKTGRKKLEQIFPRYHQLDVVRKLLASAQHRGAGKRYLIQHSAGSGKSNSIAWLAHQLIGLERDGKTIFDSIIVVTDRRVLDKQIKDTIKQFAQVSATVGHAERSADLRQYLAGGKKIIITTVQKFPVVLKAIGDEHRGHSFAIIIDEAHSSQGGRTSAKMSMVLSKEGGEKEAETPEDRINRIMESRKMLSNASYFAFTATPKNKTLEIFGEAYMEGDDVKHRPFHSYTMKQAIQEGFILDVLKNYTPVDSYYRLVKKVEDDPEFDTKKAQKKLRRYVEHNEHAIKMKAEIMVDHFHDQVLAKKKIGGQARAMVITSGIALAIEYYHAISNYLIERKSPWQAIVAFSGEHEYGGQNVTEASLNGFASNKIPETFQDEPYRFLVVAEKFQTGYDEPLLHTMYVDKPLSSIKAVQTLSRLNRAHPQKHDTFVLDFFNDADTIMKAFEPYYRTTILSEETDPNKLHDLKADLDGYQVYNPQQVEHFVNLYLDGVDREKLDPILDTCVATYNEQLDEDGQIDFKSKAKGFIRTYGFLASILPFTNAEWEKLSIFLNFLTPKLPAPKEEDLSKGIIEAIDMDSYRVEVRSSIDIILEDKDGVVDPVPTSAGGHKPEPELDLLSNIIKAFNDQFGNIEWKDIDRIHKIISEEIPAKVSADKAYQNAMKNSDKQNARIEHDKALQRVIIELLNDQTELFKLFSDNPTFRKWLSDMNFLVTYNEATG, from the coding sequence ATGAGCCCCACCGATACCTCGGAGAAGAATCTGGAATCCCTAATCGTGCAGAGCCTGATAAGCGAGGCTGGATATGTGGAAGGCGATTCCAAGGATTACGACCGGGATCATGCGGTGGATCTCATCAAGCTCCTGGAGTTTCTCCTCTCCACCCAGCCTCAAGCGGTGAACCAGCTGGGCCTCGATGGAGAGGGGCTCAAGCTCCAGCAATTCTTAGCTCGCCTCCAGGGAGAGATAGCCAAACGTGGTGTCATAGACGTCCTCCGCAACGGCATAAACCACGGTCCTGCCCATATAGACGTATTCTACGGCACGCCCTCTCCAGGAAACCTGAAAGCGGCCGAACTCTTTGCCGCCAACGTCTTCAGCGTTACGCGCCAACTCCACTACAGCAAGGACGAGACCCAGCTCGCCTTCGACTTGTGCCTCTTCATCAACGGCCTGCCCATAGCCACCTTTGAGCTGAAAAATAGCCTGACCAAGCAGACCGTCGAAGACGCGGTCCAGCAGTACAAACGGGACCGCAACCCTCGGGAGCTGCTCTTCCAATTCGGACGCTGCGCGGTTCATTTCGCAGTTGATGACCATGAGGTGCGCATGTGCACCCATCTCCAGGGCAAAAGCTCCTGGTTCCTGCCTTTCAACAAAGGCTACGATGACGGTGCAGGCAACCCTCCAAATCCAAACGGCATCAAGACCGACTACCTCTGGCGCGAGATCCTCACTCGCGAGGGCTTGACCGATATCCTTGAGACCTATGCTCAAGTTGTTCAAAAGAAGAACGAGAAGACAGGCAGAAAGAAGCTCGAACAGATCTTCCCCCGGTACCATCAGCTCGACGTGGTTCGCAAGCTGCTTGCCAGTGCTCAACATCGGGGTGCTGGAAAGCGCTATCTTATCCAGCATTCTGCAGGAAGCGGCAAGAGCAATTCCATAGCCTGGCTTGCGCATCAGCTCATCGGACTGGAGCGAGATGGCAAGACCATCTTCGACTCGATCATCGTGGTCACCGACAGGCGCGTCCTCGACAAGCAGATCAAAGACACCATCAAGCAGTTTGCTCAGGTCTCTGCCACCGTGGGGCATGCAGAGCGCTCGGCAGACTTGCGGCAATACCTAGCTGGTGGCAAGAAGATCATCATCACCACAGTTCAAAAGTTCCCTGTAGTTCTGAAGGCGATTGGGGACGAACACAGAGGACATTCATTCGCCATAATCATCGACGAAGCCCACTCCAGCCAGGGAGGCCGAACCTCTGCCAAGATGAGCATGGTCTTATCAAAAGAGGGCGGCGAAAAGGAAGCCGAGACGCCAGAGGATAGGATCAACCGCATTATGGAATCTCGAAAGATGCTTTCCAATGCCAGTTATTTCGCTTTCACCGCGACTCCCAAAAACAAGACCCTGGAGATTTTCGGCGAGGCCTACATGGAAGGCGATGATGTCAAGCACCGTCCTTTCCACAGCTACACCATGAAACAGGCCATACAGGAGGGTTTCATCCTGGACGTGCTCAAGAACTACACTCCGGTTGATAGCTATTACCGCCTGGTCAAGAAAGTTGAAGACGACCCGGAGTTCGATACGAAGAAAGCCCAGAAGAAGCTGCGCCGCTACGTGGAGCACAATGAGCACGCCATAAAGATGAAGGCCGAGATCATGGTGGACCATTTCCACGATCAAGTCTTGGCCAAGAAAAAGATCGGCGGTCAGGCAAGGGCTATGGTTATCACAAGCGGTATCGCTCTGGCCATCGAATACTACCACGCCATCAGCAACTACCTGATAGAGCGCAAGAGTCCCTGGCAGGCGATAGTAGCCTTTTCAGGCGAGCATGAATACGGCGGACAGAATGTAACCGAAGCTTCACTCAACGGTTTTGCCAGCAACAAGATTCCGGAAACTTTTCAGGATGAACCGTACAGATTCCTGGTAGTCGCCGAAAAATTCCAGACAGGCTATGACGAGCCCCTTCTGCACACCATGTACGTGGATAAGCCTCTATCAAGCATAAAGGCGGTACAGACCCTCTCCCGCCTCAACAGGGCTCATCCACAAAAGCATGATACGTTCGTGCTCGATTTCTTCAATGATGCGGATACGATCATGAAAGCGTTCGAGCCGTACTACCGGACCACGATATTGAGCGAAGAAACTGACCCCAATAAGCTGCACGATTTGAAGGCGGATCTGGACGGCTACCAGGTATACAACCCGCAACAGGTCGAGCATTTTGTCAATTTATATCTTGATGGTGTGGATAGAGAAAAGCTAGATCCGATTCTCGACACATGCGTCGCCACATATAACGAACAGCTGGATGAGGATGGCCAGATAGACTTCAAGAGCAAGGCCAAGGGATTCATTCGAACCTACGGATTTTTAGCCTCCATTTTGCCATTTACGAATGCTGAATGGGAAAAGCTTTCGATCTTTCTGAACTTCCTCACCCCAAAGCTGCCTGCGCCCAAAGAGGAAGACCTTTCTAAAGGCATCATCGAAGCAATCGATATGGATAGCTACAGGGTTGAAGTGCGGTCATCGATTGATATTATCCTGGAAGACAAGGATGGAGTGGTTGACCCAGTTCCCACCAGTGCTGGTGGGCATAAACCAGAGCCGGAACTCGATCTGCTAAGTAATATCATCAAAGCATTTAATGACCAGTTCGGCAATATCGAGTGGAAAGACATCGATCGAATTCACAAGATAATTAGCGAAGAGATTCCAGCAAAGGTTTCAGCTGACAAAGCATATCAGAACGCAATGAAGAACTCAGACAAACAGAATGCTCGTATTGAACATGATAAGGCCCTACAAAGAGTTATAATCGAGTTATTGAATGATCAGACTGAACTTTTCAAGCTGTTCAGCGACAATCCAACATTCAGAAAGTGGCTATCTGATATGAATTTCTTGGTCACTTATAATGAGGCCACGGGTTAA